Proteins found in one Camelus bactrianus isolate YW-2024 breed Bactrian camel chromosome 5, ASM4877302v1, whole genome shotgun sequence genomic segment:
- the GPC1 gene encoding glypican-1 isoform X2, which yields MVSRDILMSQLSLSGGEHLRICPQGYTCCTSEMEENLANRSRAELEAALLDSGRALQTTLATQLRGFDDHFQRLLNDSERALQEAFPGVFGELYTQNARAFRDLYAELRLYYRGASLHLEESLAEFWARLLERLFRQLHPQLLLPDDYLDCLGKQAEALRPFGEAPRELRLRAARAFVAARSFVQGLGVAGDVVRKVAQVPLGLECSRAVMKLVYCAHCLGVPGARPCPDYCRNVLKGCLANQADLDAEWRNLLDSMVLITDKFWGPAGAESIMGSVHLWLAEAISALQDNRDTLTAKVIQGCGNPKVNPQGSGPEERWRRGKLALPEKPPTGALEKLVSEAKAQLRDAQDFWISLPGTLCSEKLATSTASDDRCWNGMAKGRYLPEVMGDGLANQINNPEVEVDITKPDMTIRQQIMQLKIMTNRLRSAYNGNDVDFQDASDDGSGSGSGDGCPDDICGRRVGKKNSSSRTTLTHALPGLSEQEGQKTSAAGCPQPCPSLLLLPALTLLLSAARPRWR from the exons ATGGTCTCCAGGGACATCCTCATGTCCCAGCTCTCCCTGTCTGGAG GTGAGCACCTGCGGATCTGCCCCCAGGGCTACACCTGCTGCACCAGCGAGATGGAGGAGAACCTGGCCAATCGCAGCCGGGCCGAGCTGGAGGCCGCCCTCCTGGACAGTGGCCGCGCCCTGCAGACCACACTCGCCACCCAGCTGCGGGGCTTTGACG ATCACTTCCAGCGCCTGCTGAACGACTCGGAGCGGGCGCTGCAGGAGGCCTTCCCGGGCGTCTTCGGGGAGCTGTACACACAGAATGCCAGGGCCTTCCGGGACCTGTACGCCGAGCTGCGCCTCTACTACCGCGGCGCCAGCCTGCACCTGGAGGAGAGCCTGGCCGAGTTCTGGGCCCGCCTGCTCGAGCGCCTCTTCCGGCAGCTGCACCCGCAACTGCTGCTGCCCGACGACTACCTGGACTGCCTGGGCAAGCAGGCCGAGGCGCTGCGGCCCTTCGGGGAGGCCCCCCGCGAGCTGCGCCTGCGCGCCGCCCGCGCCTTCGTGGCCGCGCGCTCCTTCGTGCAGGGCCTGGGCGTGGCCGGCGACGTGGTCCGGAAGGTGGCCCAG GTGCCCCTGGGCCTGGAGTGCTCGCGGGCCGTCATGAAGCTGGTCTACTGCGCCCACTGCTTGGGCGTGCCCGGTGCCCGGCCCTGTCCCGACTACTGCCGCAACGTACTCAAGGGCTGCTTGGCCAACCAGGCCGACCTGGACGCCGAGTGGAGGAACCTTCTGG ACTCCATGGTGCTCATCACAGACAAGTTCTGGGGCCCGGCGGGCGCGGAGAGCATCATGGGCAGCGTGCACCTGTGGCTGGCAGAGGCCATCAGTGCCCTCCAGGACAACAGGGACACGCTCACGGCCAAGGTCATCCAGGGCTGCGGGAACCCCAAGGTGAACCCCCAGGGCTCCGGGCCTGAGGAGAGGTGGCGCCGGGGCAAGCTGGCGCTGCCAGAGAAGCCGCCCACAGGCGCGCTGGAGAAGCTG GTCTCTGAGGCCAAGGCCCAGCTCCGAGATGCCCAGGACTTCTGGATCAGCCTCCCAGGGACGCTGTGCAGTGAGAAGCTGGCCACGAGCACGGCCAGTGATGACCGCTGCTGGAATGGCATGGCCAAGGGCCG GTACCTCCCCGAGGTGATGGGCGACGGCCTGGCCAACCAGATCAACAACCCCGAGGTGGAGGTCGATATCACCAAGCCCGACATGACCATCCGCCAGCAGATCATGCAGCTGAAGATCATGACCAACCGTCTGCGCAGCGCCTACAACGGCAACGACGTGGACTTCCAGGACGCCA GTGACGATGGCAGTGGCTCAGGCAGCGGCGACGGCTGCCCAGACGACATCTGCGGCCGGAGGGTCGGCAAGAAGAATTCCAGCTCCCGGACCACCCTGACCCACGCCCTTCCTGGCCTGTCGGAGCAGGAGGGCCAGAAGACCTCGGCCGCGGGCTGCCCCCAGCCTTGCCcgtccctcctgctcctccccgcCCTCACCCTGCTCCTCTCAGCAGCCAGGCCCCGGTGGCGGTAA
- the GPC1 gene encoding glypican-1 isoform X1: MELRARGWWLLCAAAALAACARGDPATKSRSCGEVRQIYGAKGFSLSDVPQAEISGEHLRICPQGYTCCTSEMEENLANRSRAELEAALLDSGRALQTTLATQLRGFDDHFQRLLNDSERALQEAFPGVFGELYTQNARAFRDLYAELRLYYRGASLHLEESLAEFWARLLERLFRQLHPQLLLPDDYLDCLGKQAEALRPFGEAPRELRLRAARAFVAARSFVQGLGVAGDVVRKVAQVPLGLECSRAVMKLVYCAHCLGVPGARPCPDYCRNVLKGCLANQADLDAEWRNLLDSMVLITDKFWGPAGAESIMGSVHLWLAEAISALQDNRDTLTAKVIQGCGNPKVNPQGSGPEERWRRGKLALPEKPPTGALEKLVSEAKAQLRDAQDFWISLPGTLCSEKLATSTASDDRCWNGMAKGRYLPEVMGDGLANQINNPEVEVDITKPDMTIRQQIMQLKIMTNRLRSAYNGNDVDFQDASDDGSGSGSGDGCPDDICGRRVGKKNSSSRTTLTHALPGLSEQEGQKTSAAGCPQPCPSLLLLPALTLLLSAARPRWR; the protein is encoded by the exons GTGAGCACCTGCGGATCTGCCCCCAGGGCTACACCTGCTGCACCAGCGAGATGGAGGAGAACCTGGCCAATCGCAGCCGGGCCGAGCTGGAGGCCGCCCTCCTGGACAGTGGCCGCGCCCTGCAGACCACACTCGCCACCCAGCTGCGGGGCTTTGACG ATCACTTCCAGCGCCTGCTGAACGACTCGGAGCGGGCGCTGCAGGAGGCCTTCCCGGGCGTCTTCGGGGAGCTGTACACACAGAATGCCAGGGCCTTCCGGGACCTGTACGCCGAGCTGCGCCTCTACTACCGCGGCGCCAGCCTGCACCTGGAGGAGAGCCTGGCCGAGTTCTGGGCCCGCCTGCTCGAGCGCCTCTTCCGGCAGCTGCACCCGCAACTGCTGCTGCCCGACGACTACCTGGACTGCCTGGGCAAGCAGGCCGAGGCGCTGCGGCCCTTCGGGGAGGCCCCCCGCGAGCTGCGCCTGCGCGCCGCCCGCGCCTTCGTGGCCGCGCGCTCCTTCGTGCAGGGCCTGGGCGTGGCCGGCGACGTGGTCCGGAAGGTGGCCCAG GTGCCCCTGGGCCTGGAGTGCTCGCGGGCCGTCATGAAGCTGGTCTACTGCGCCCACTGCTTGGGCGTGCCCGGTGCCCGGCCCTGTCCCGACTACTGCCGCAACGTACTCAAGGGCTGCTTGGCCAACCAGGCCGACCTGGACGCCGAGTGGAGGAACCTTCTGG ACTCCATGGTGCTCATCACAGACAAGTTCTGGGGCCCGGCGGGCGCGGAGAGCATCATGGGCAGCGTGCACCTGTGGCTGGCAGAGGCCATCAGTGCCCTCCAGGACAACAGGGACACGCTCACGGCCAAGGTCATCCAGGGCTGCGGGAACCCCAAGGTGAACCCCCAGGGCTCCGGGCCTGAGGAGAGGTGGCGCCGGGGCAAGCTGGCGCTGCCAGAGAAGCCGCCCACAGGCGCGCTGGAGAAGCTG GTCTCTGAGGCCAAGGCCCAGCTCCGAGATGCCCAGGACTTCTGGATCAGCCTCCCAGGGACGCTGTGCAGTGAGAAGCTGGCCACGAGCACGGCCAGTGATGACCGCTGCTGGAATGGCATGGCCAAGGGCCG GTACCTCCCCGAGGTGATGGGCGACGGCCTGGCCAACCAGATCAACAACCCCGAGGTGGAGGTCGATATCACCAAGCCCGACATGACCATCCGCCAGCAGATCATGCAGCTGAAGATCATGACCAACCGTCTGCGCAGCGCCTACAACGGCAACGACGTGGACTTCCAGGACGCCA GTGACGATGGCAGTGGCTCAGGCAGCGGCGACGGCTGCCCAGACGACATCTGCGGCCGGAGGGTCGGCAAGAAGAATTCCAGCTCCCGGACCACCCTGACCCACGCCCTTCCTGGCCTGTCGGAGCAGGAGGGCCAGAAGACCTCGGCCGCGGGCTGCCCCCAGCCTTGCCcgtccctcctgctcctccccgcCCTCACCCTGCTCCTCTCAGCAGCCAGGCCCCGGTGGCGGTAA